A segment of the Bos taurus isolate L1 Dominette 01449 registration number 42190680 breed Hereford chromosome 19, ARS-UCD2.0, whole genome shotgun sequence genome:
CGGTTCATGGAAGAGCAGGGGCCAGACCGCTCTACCACATTCGTGGTGTCCTGCCTCAAAGAAACGGTCTGGACCAAGCTCTCGACACCCCGGGAGGAGAAGCAGTTTCTGGAGCTCTTGAGCTGCCTGGTGAGTCCTACAAAGCCCCAAGGGATTCCAGTCGCTGCTCTGCTCGAGCCGGATGAGGTACTAAAGGAGTTCGTCCTGCCTTTCTTGATGCTGGAGGTCAAAGAGGTGGACCTCAGTCTGAGGATCTTCGTCCAGACTCTGGAAGGGAGCACAAACCTGGAAGAATACTGGCTGCAGTCCTGCTCTCCGTTCCCGCTCATCTTCAGCCTGTGCCAGCTCCTTGATGGCTTCAGCAAATACTGGCAGCTCCCCAAGGAGAAGCGCTGTCTCCCCCTGGACGGGAAGGACCTGGCCATCCACATCCTGGAGCTCCTCTGTGAGGTGGTCTCAGCTAACACCGACACCTTCTCCCCAGACACCTGGGTCAAGTCGCTGTCCTGGCTCCACCGGAAGCTGGAGCAGCTAGACTGGACTGTGGGCCTGAGACTGAAGAGCTTCTTTGAGGGCCACTTCAAGTGCGAGGTGCCAGCCACGCTCTTTGAGATCTGTAAGCTTTCTGAGGACGAGTGGACCTCCCAGGCCCACCCCGGGTATGGGCCTGGCACAGGCCTCCTGGCCTGGATGGAGTGCTCCTCCATCTCCAGCAGCGTCTCCGAGCAGATGCTCGCACTCCTGGTGGTGGACGTGGGCAACCCTGAGGAGGTCAGGTTGTTCAgcaagggcttcctggtggccctGGTACAGGTCATGCCATGGTGCAGCCCCCAGGAATGGCAGTGCCTTCACCAGCTGACCCGGAGACTGTTGGAGAAGCAACTCCTGCACGTCCCCTACAGCCTGGAGTATATACAGTTCGTTCCTCTGCTCAACCTGAAGCCCTTTGCCCAGGAGCTCCAGCTCTCTGTCCTCTTGCTTAGAGTTTTTCAGTTTCTCTGCAGCCAGAGCTGCCGTAACTGGCTCCCTGTGGAGGGCTGGAGCCATGTGGTCAAGCTCCTCTGCAACAGTCTGACCAATCTCCTGGACTCTGTTCGGTTGATACAGTCGGTTGGCCCTTGGGCTCAAGGACAAGAGCAGGACCTGACCCAGGAAACCCTCTTTTTCTATACCCAGGTCTTCTGTCATGTTCTGCACATCATGGCCATGGTCCACCAGGAGGTCTGTGAACCTCTCTATGTCTTGGCCTTGGAGATCCTCACCTGCTACGAAACCCTGAGCAAGACCAACCCTTCCGTCAGCTCCTTGCTCCAGAAAGTAAACGAGCAGCGCTTCTTAAAGTCCATCGCCGAGAACATCAGCCCTGAGGAGCGGCGCCAAACCCTCCTGCAGAAGATCAGCAACTTCTGACCTCCATGGGTCAGAAAACAGCCGGGCCTCTGCTTGGCGGGCTGGATGGGGACTGGGGCAGAGAAGCAGAAACTTTCCAGTCATGTGGAATTGTACACAAGCCCCAAAATAAGACAATAACAGTGTAAAGAAAATAGTTTCTTAGGTATTTGTAACATACAGGTTGTAATAAAATTCTTTTTGAGTTTCACCTTGCCTGTTTTGAGTCTTTCTCCTCAGTGGTCTTGGCTCCTCAATACACTCTGAAACTGGGCTCAGCTTGACCTGATCTCTTAGCTAGGGGGAACATGTTCATCGTTGGCTTCTCCCAAGAAATAAGTCTAAAGGTGAAACACTCAGGTAGACAGATTATAAGGCACATGCGTTCTTTTGCACTGAAACTCTTAAGAGACTCTTGTGGTGTCTTGGAAAGGGCAGGACCTAGGAAAAGGACTCTTTTTCTGCTACCACTTAGCCAACTGATTTGTGTGCCCACAAGGCCTGCAGCCACTGTAAAAGGAGGAGGTTGGGCCAAGAACATTAGATGTTGGGGGGTAGGTCAGTGACCTGAGAAAAATGGGTGTCCTGAGTTAAGAACTTCTGCCCCCCATGTTAACTCCATCTATTCACTGGGTCCCTAAGGGGCTGTACTGAAACTGGTAAACACAGCAGAGAAGTTTAAAGGATGGGTGCACTTATCTTCTGCCTAGGATGGGTTGTCATGGTTTTGAAAAATGTGGGAGTGGAAGATGGTGTGTGTGGAGgcatgaaaaggcaaatttaAGGCTGTCCAGGATGTATTACAGAACTCGGAGGACTGGTGAGGTGTTTAATTGGGAGGCAAGGAAGGACAGATCCATACTCCCCATCATAGTGAGGCAGTTTTCGGGTTCAGGTTAGTGGGCTGGCTCTGTCTGTGGCCTACAATCGGGTTTCCACCCTCCTGACTCCTAGTTGGGATTCACCTAGAAGAGAAGAAAGGGCCTGAAGTTACGTGACCACGGGGCATGAAGTCGAGAACCCTTGGCACCATGAATTACAGAAACACTTTAGAGTGAGAGATGAGCGAGGCCCTCCTAGAGGCTGAAAGCGTTCACACATCCCTTCCCCGCAACAGCCCACCTCTGCCAGTGGCATGGATAAGAACACAGATGAGAAGCACAGACACAGTCACTTACTGGAAGTCGGCATGAATGTATTTCACAAATGAGAATTAAGTTGGAAAATATTAGTGCAATTTAATCACCACAGGGGTGATTAATAAAGATATACTGATAGtaaacaaaacagtaaaaaaattacagcattttttttaaacGGCACCCATTAAAGACCGAAAGAGTCAAAATTTGAGACACTGTCACACATTCAGTACTTTAAAAAGTTCACAGACAACAATGAATTAAaaggcactttaaaaaaaatctagtttttcACTACCATTTGGGAAGAAATTCTATGGTAGCAGTTTCTAAAATCCTTTTTTACTGTTAAGGAATAATTAGTGTTGGCACCAGAGGATGCTATTTGCAAATGGTAGGTAGGAGTCAGTCCACAGGACATATTTGGGCCAGGGCTGTCTTGCCCTCTTGCTCTCCAGCCTTCTGTGGCTAAATGGTGGTAACTCAGAGAGGAACAGGCTTTGGACCACAAGCTCTGGCTTATCAGGAGGCCGTCTAGATGAGACACCTCACGGTTTGGAATACTGAAGTCCATCCTACtccataggaaaaggagtgtcaAAGAGCGTGGTCACCCAGTGAATAGCTCAGCAGCCGTCATCTTGTGTTAACCCTGTAGTTTTTAACAAGAGCATCCTGTATGTGTGGATATGGGGGAAGCTGGGCTTGAGGGTGCTTAAGAAGGGAACAGTATCTTACCCGTTGACAACAAGCTCATAAGTTTGACATTGGTCTTTCCAAGTCAGCCTGCAGAGGTGCTGACCCATGGGCCTTCCTACCTACTCAGGTGCTTcaggctcccatccctgcctCCTACTGCACCCTGCCAGAGGGACTTCTGATTGGAAGTCAGTAGACAGGATTTTATGTTGGCACATGGATGAGAGAATGAGGCAAAGGACCAACGGGTTATTtagtaaacaataaaaaaaactaCCTACCCACAGTGATTTTCCCAGGCCAGCATTACAAAAAATTATGTAAAGAACCAAGTCATCACTTGCTTCTGCTGGCCCAGCGTGTAGATACTGCCCTGAGTGGTTGGAAAGGTGGAGAGCCACCAATATTAGGACCAGGCAGGTGCCCAGCTGCTTAGCACCTTGGtacccctttctccacaccccctgTTTCTACCTCCCAGAGCCCTGGAGGTAAGACCCAAGGAAGGATCCTTGGGCTTTGCATTAAAACCACCTCACTGCCAGTGGAGCTCTGACAGGATCCAACAGTTGTTACTAAGGGAAAAAGTGCTTTTGCAAAAGGGGCAGGTTAGAAGAGGGGGGTGATAGTGAATATCCTTTAGAAAAACTCAAATCCATCTGCTGAACAATACCCAAAAGGCTGAGGCCACCCAAGACACAATTTGCAATTTGGTCCAGGGAATACTGAGTGGAGGCGGCCCACTGCCTGACTCATGGGAGCCGTCAACTGTCCTTTTTGGCTGGAGGAACATCAAAGAGCCGGGCTGCCTTTTTGCACAGCAGAGAGAACCAGTAGATCTGTGGCGCGATGAGGAAAGCATTGGCCACATTGCAGTGGAAAGGAATGTGGAAGGGCACTCGGAGCAGGCTTAGGCCCTGCTGCCGGCCGTAGGACCAGTACATGAAAGGGAAGAGGAGGATCCGACACATGAAGAAAGTGGTCAGCGTGAGGATTCCGTTCACCTTGTACAGCAGAGAGTGCTGCTGCTGTAGCTgcaaaagaagagggagggagaaagcaaGGTCACCTTCGGGTTGTGACTAGCCTGAGCCCCACAGTGTACAGGCCAAGCGTCTCCTCTTCCGACACGTGTAGAAAAGATGATTAAGTACTGCCGTATTGATATATGCATACAGTCCCATATTTTTTTCCAGCAGTGATATGAAAGCCACCCAGCTGACAGGAACCCGGAAACAGCAGATTAGAAAatctgtggacttccctggtggtccagtggttaagaatccgccggccaatgcaggggacagggactcaatccctggtctgggaagattccacatgccttggggcaactccgcccgagtgccacaactactgagtcctcaCGCCACAAGAGAAgcgacaatgagaagcccacacacaaggATGAGTAGCCCCCAACCCCTGCAACTGAGGAAAACAACTCGAGAGcaccagtgaagacccagtgcaaccaaaataattttaaaaacacttatgaccaggaaaaattatatataaagtgaaagtcactcagtcatgtccgactgtgcgattccatggactgtagcccacgaggctcctctgtctgtgaaattctccaggcaagaatactggagtgagtagccattttcttctccagaggatcttccccacccagggattaaacctgggtctcctgcattgcaggaagattctttactgtctggccACCATAAAGAACTGGATCAAATGTGAAATCAAACGTACAATTTCACCCCCATTGGCTTCGAAGACCAACTGACCTTTAAGTCTGTTCAGGGGTCTCCTACCCCACTATTCGTAGGACTAAAGGGATTTCTCCAACCACTCCCACCCCTAATCTCCAAGGAAAAGCAGAGTTGGTTCCCTTGGCATTATTTCTGCCACCCCACCCATACATGCCTGGATCAGAATTCTGCCCAGCGATACAAATGGAGTGCTCAGTTCTGCTGTGAAGATGCAGCCGACAAAGAAGTCCCCAAGCTCTCCCCTGAGCTTCTGCAGACGAAAAGAGGAAAGGGGAAATAAGTAATGGAGGTTGAGGAGCCACCGGAAGGAAGGTTCTTAACTGGAGCTATTGGAAAGGGTAACCTTGAGCAAccgtgtgggggtggggggaagtacTCAACGGGCCGGTGCAAACCAGCTCACACTGGGGGGCCTCCACAGTGCCCAGAATCCCCAGGGTCCAGAGGCAACCGCATCACACACTGGGTTTGCTCTGAATTTCAGTGTCAGCCAAAAGAAACTGCAGCCTACTTTCAGGTGTCCACTTAGTCCTGCCAAGGGCACTGAAGCCAGATCAGTTCCATAAAATGCGTGCCAGGCCCCAAGCTTGATGTTAGGGTCCCATCAGAGAGGCTTGTCAATATCACGCCCTCTTGCTTCTCCTCCTATCCTTTCAGGAAAGCAGCACAGTGTACCCCCGAGGGGAGGTATGGAAACTCTCAGAGCCCCACTTTCTTCATCTACCATAGAGGGCTAACAGTCTCCCTAATTATCACGTCTGATTGcttgagtgtgtgctaagttgcttcagtcgtgtctgactccttgcaaccccatggactgtagccaccaggctcctctgcccatgggattctccaggcaagaatactggagtgggttgctgtttcctcctccaggggatcttcccgacccagggatcaaacgctcGTCTCCtccggctcctgcattgcaggtggatactttactgctgagcaaccagggaactcATGTCtaattatttctaataatttctaATGACTATTAGAAAGCTGTGAGGTTTTAAACCAAGCACCTGTCACACAGTAGGTCCTCAGGAATGACTCGTTACCCACTCTGCATTCCCATTTCTCTTCCTTGTTGGGTGAGTTTTTTTATTGGGGGGGGGGAGCAGATCTGGGAAGAAATTAAGAGACTGTTTTGAGAGTCTCTGCTTTTGTGACATCAAAATAATGTATACAGCCCTCTCTGTGTACTATTAGGGCAAATAACCAGTTGATGGAGCTACTCTCATTTCTTTAAACAGTCTTTATGTTGTATATtggtttttatcttaaaaaattttttttttattattttaccatgccaggtcttagtagcagcatgtgggatctagttccctgaccagggatcgaacccaggctccctgtacTGGGAGtttggagttttagccactggatcaccagggaagtccctggtttttATCTTCAATGAACTAAAGGCAGACCCTTtgacaaatgctggagaagcCCTGAGGGCTAGGGGATCACCAGTAAGGAGGACCAGAAGTTTCAGATGTAACTCCTCCCTACACTATGGCAGCAGCTGGCAGGAGGGCGGCGGG
Coding sequences within it:
- the TLCD3A gene encoding TLC domain-containing protein 3A isoform X3, coding for MLGRGSELQLPISQAVRRHWLAREYVWFLIPYMIYDTYAMYLCEWYRAGDQSSKHSLTIFRNFLSKNRLMITHHVFILLVLVPIAQKLRGELGDFFVGCIFTAELSTPFVSLGRILIQLQQQHSLLYKVNGILTLTTFFMCRILLFPFMYWSYGRQQGLSLLRVPFHIPFHCNVANAFLIAPQIYWFSLLCKKAARLFDVPPAKKDS
- the TLCD3A gene encoding TLC domain-containing protein 3A isoform X1, with translation MLLPLAWGSLFFPGLFGVCTWGLRRARPAWTHHDCVMISTRHWLAREYVWFLIPYMIYDTYAMYLCEWYRAGDQSSKHSLTIFRNFLSKNRLMITHHVFILLVLVPIAQKLRGELGDFFVGCIFTAELSTPFVSLGRILIQLQQQHSLLYKVNGILTLTTFFMCRILLFPFMYWSYGRQQGLSLLRVPFHIPFHCNVANAFLIAPQIYWFSLLCKKAARLFDVPPAKKDS
- the TLCD3A gene encoding TLC domain-containing protein 3A isoform X2; the encoded protein is MRATLPGLEAGAPSALRSPLLSGTRCPPSHRGRNDPSWHWLAREYVWFLIPYMIYDTYAMYLCEWYRAGDQSSKHSLTIFRNFLSKNRLMITHHVFILLVLVPIAQKLRGELGDFFVGCIFTAELSTPFVSLGRILIQLQQQHSLLYKVNGILTLTTFFMCRILLFPFMYWSYGRQQGLSLLRVPFHIPFHCNVANAFLIAPQIYWFSLLCKKAARLFDVPPAKKDS